The Chitiniphilus purpureus sequence CCGTGCACGCTCACATGGAGCGGTTTGCCTGGCGCGTAGCGGATCGCGTTGGTGACCAGGTTGGCCAATACCTGCTCCAGCCGGAACTGGTCCCACTCGCCGCGTACACCGTCCTGCACCGCCAGTTGCACTTCGGTGCCGGCCACCAGGAGCTGCTCGGAGAACTGGGCCACGATCTCGTTCACCAGCTCGCCCAGATCGCAGGGCACCGGCCGCAGGAAAAGCTTGCCGGTGCGGATGCGCGAGATATCCAGCATGTCGTCGATCTGGCGCACCAGCATGTCCACCAGCCGGCCTTCGCGTTCGACCATCTTGGCGAATTTCTCGCCGGTGAAGGCGCTCATGTCGCCGCGCTTGAGATTGCGGGCGCGCATCTGCGCGTGCAGTTTGAGCACGTTCAGCGGCGTCTTCAGTTCGTGCGCCGCGGCCGAGAGGAAGTCGTCGCGGTTGCGGATCGCCAGCTGCAGCTCGGCCTGGGTCTTGTGCAGCTCGGCCATCAGCATCTCCTGCTCCAGCTGCGCCTCCTGCAGTGCGCGCAATTGCAGCGACAGCGTGCGCTTTTGCCGGTACAGGTCGACGAACACGTTGACCTTGCTGCGCACCGCGTGCACATCCAGCGGCTTTTGCAGGAAATCGACCGCCCCGGTCTCGTAGCCCTTGAAGGCGTAGTTGAGCTCGGTGCCGCCGGCGCTGACGAACACGATGGGAATATGCTTGGTGCGCTCGGTGCTGCGCATGAATTCGGCAAGCTCGAAGCCATCCATACCTGGCATCTGCACATCCAGGATCGCCAGCGCGAAATCGAGTTCGAGCAACAGCTCCAGCGCCTGCGTGCCCGAATCGGCCTTGTGGATCTCCAGATCGGCGCGGCCGATCAGCGCCTGCAGCGCCGCCAGGTTCTCCGGCAGGTCGTCCACCAGCAGCAGACGGACCTTGTCCTCGTTCATCATGCTTCCCCCTCCACCCAGCGCGTGAGCGTCCCGGCCAGCGCTGCCAGCGGCAGCACCCGCGCCGCGCTGCCGGTGGCACGGATGCCGGCCTTGGGCATGACAGCGATCTGTGCCTCATCCGGATCCTGGATCAGCACCCTGCCGCCACACTCGACCACCCGGGCAAGCCCGGTCGCGCCGTCCTCGTTGGCCCCGGTCAGCAACACTGCGGCCAAGCTGCCACCGTAGACCGTGGCAGCCGATTGGAACAGCACAT is a genomic window containing:
- a CDS encoding hybrid sensor histidine kinase/response regulator; its protein translation is MMNEDKVRLLLVDDLPENLAALQALIGRADLEIHKADSGTQALELLLELDFALAILDVQMPGMDGFELAEFMRSTERTKHIPIVFVSAGGTELNYAFKGYETGAVDFLQKPLDVHAVRSKVNVFVDLYRQKRTLSLQLRALQEAQLEQEMLMAELHKTQAELQLAIRNRDDFLSAAAHELKTPLNVLKLHAQMRARNLKRGDMSAFTGEKFAKMVEREGRLVDMLVRQIDDMLDISRIRTGKLFLRPVPCDLGELVNEIVAQFSEQLLVAGTEVQLAVQDGVRGEWDQFRLEQVLANLVTNAIRYAPGKPLHVSVHGDGQSARIAVRDEGPGIAVEHQQRIFQQFEQAGSGAGGLGLGLFICRQIVQAHGGEISVRSRPGEGATFVVELPLAPPQTVGSD